In the genome of Penaeus vannamei isolate JL-2024 chromosome 26, ASM4276789v1, whole genome shotgun sequence, one region contains:
- the LOC113830340 gene encoding uncharacterized protein gives MNRSKEDGQDEQLVADDAEGGHLQRWAVRVSAGVIGLLLMAAAGMLLRAVDHRYPASRLWAASSGAKLSIGVLLTDTPLDKDLLRAAQRAAREQHSASARLSDIHVKQAQTHGTALGAIDAFKKLWNEGVKIFLIGGENSDILRALCKHIESSGHAGLLVSPEAMVSRDVCPCLVSLSPAQEAVVVVEAGRFLEAKVSHVVPVVTTSEAGQLTHLVEAAEARNLSVTPAVLLDPQHISLAQLKERLAEYPNAGVWISLGSDLPHLFAEMSYLVCGRLVMIHAHAAQRARLLRHPLAREAAEKCGVCSAAWAGSTRVDTSARRRLLDDLQPKDPLFASLAYDITGLALAALTVGRDASLPELRAQLLNHDSLNGVTGSMKDGRRSGWVARLRLVAQRLVGWAVLQDTPWLLEGSTQVASEDEGPWATVQETHAPTHMVTQEEILDIINRGRCNRSARVEVTAHDPLTHRAVTTSWSPAEAPYLLLIPNGSPNGFTIKAWCHERDGIPSIEVGCHGASKHSEALVCAFATMDRGRRVVRSILTKHVFPFRRQQYHRQKAHQEQINRRQDYYQLQGQQHYEQHGQQQGYHEQQQQGYHEQQQQGYHEQQQQGYHEQQQQGYHEQQQQGYHEQQQQGYHEQQQQGYHEQQRQSYEHQYYQDQQYQHQDYQQPQYQQQDHQEDQAEYQQEEEEPQEQKEQDPPKMQANRPFRGGPFSKAFKKLKAYLTHEDFKSMIPQIGGCVGATGGCTFCFMYLLYNDVGVSPGVCYGACSVAVGGSCTTLLAKGLQYHLDHTVICSELFSQGHLSLTSYLADATFGSRLAASNPRGLKGYQILATPIVAAMQVSPGVTAVVEAVSQPWIRHMEYEEGLRAADDVVGSLMTSLGLPVCSLVAMAIDHVDAIVLVTMTAALWRRARS, from the coding sequence GTGCTAAACTGAGCATAGGAGTCCTACTGACAGACACGCCCCTGGACAAAGACCTCTTGCGGGCGGCGCAGAGAGCGGCACGGGAACAGCACTCTGCCAGCGCCAGACTGAGCGACATCCACGTGAAGCAGGCACAGACTCATGGCACTGCCTTGGGTGCCATCGATGCTTTCAAGAAATTATGGAATGAGGGCGTGAAAATATTCTTGATTGGCGGTGAAAACAGCGACATTCTGAGAGCCTTGTGTAAACACATCGAGAGCAGCGGCCACGCGGGCCTCCTAGTGTCTCCTGAGGCTATGGTCTCACGAGACGTGTGTCCGTGTCTGGTGTCACTCTCGCCGGCCCAGGAGGCAGTGGTCGTGGTCGAAGCGGGGCGATTTCTGGAAGCGAAGGTGAGCCACGTGGTTCCCGTTGTGACCACGTCCGAAGCCGGCCAGTTGACGCATTTGGTGGAGGCCGCGGAAGCACGGAACCTCTCCGTGACTCCTGCGGTGCTCCTGGACCCTCAGCACATCTCCTTGGCACAGCTAAAAGAGAGACTAGCAGAGTATCCTAACGCAGGTGTATGGATATCCTTGGGATCTGACCTGCCGCACCTTTTTGCTGAAATGAGCTATCTGGTCTGTGGCCGTCTGGTAATGATCCACGCGCACGCCGCTCAGCGAGCCCGTCTCCTGCGGCATCCCCTCGCACGGGAAGCAGCCGAAAAGTGTGGTGTGTGCAGCGCGGCGTGGGCGGGCTCCACGAGGGTCGATACATCCGCTCGCCGCCGCCTCCTGGATGACCTGCAACCTAAGGACCCATTATTTGCCTCCCTCGCCTACGACATCACTGGTCTGGCTCTGGCGGCTCTCACCGTCGGTCGTGATGCTTCATTGCCCGAGCTAAGAGCCCAACTGCTGAACCATGACAGTCTCAATGGCGTCACGGGTAGCATGAAGGACGGCAGAAGAAGCGGATGGGTGGCTCGCTTAAGGCTTGTAGCGCAACGCCTGGTAGGGTGGGCGGTTCTTCAGGATACGCCATGGCTGCTGGAGGGATCCACACAAGTTGCGAGCGAGGATGAGGGGCCATGGGCAACTGTCCAGGAAACCCACGCCCCGACACACATGGTGACGCAGGAAGAGATATTGGACATTATTAATCGCGGACGATGTAACAGAAGCGCGCGGGTCGAGGTGACGGCGCACGACCCTCTCACCCACCGCGCCGTCACCACGTCTTGGTCGCCTGCAGAAGCTCCCTACTTGCTACTCATCCCCAACGGTTCCCCGAACGGATTCACCATCAAAGCGTGGTGCCACGAGCGCGATGGAATCCCGAGCATCGAGGTGGGCTGCCACGGAGCCTCGAAGCACAGCGAGGCGCTGGTGTGTGCCTTCGCGACCATGGACAGGGGGCGGCGGGTCGTCCGGAGCATCCTCACCAAGCACGTGTTTCCTTTCAGGCGGCAGCAGTACCACAGACAAAAAGCGCATCAAGAACAGATAAATCGGCGACAGGATTATTATCAACTGCAAGGTCAGCAACATTATGAGCAACATGGCCAACAGCAGGGCTACCACGAACAGCAACAGCAAGGCTACCACGAACAGCAACAGCAAGGCTACCACGAACAGCAACAGCAAGGCTACCACGAACAGCAACAGCAGGGCTACCACGAGCAGCAACAGCAGGGCTACCACGAGCAGCAACAGCAGGGCTACCACGAGCAGCAACAGCAGGGCTACCACGAGCAGCAACGGCAAAGTTATGAGCATCAGTATTACCAGGACCAACAGTATCAGCATCAAGATTATCAACAGCCACAATATCAGCAACAAGACCACCAGGAAGACCAAGCGGAATaccaacaggaagaggaagaaccgcAAGAACAGAAGGAGCAAGACCCTCCCAAAATGCAAGCAAACCGTCCCTTCCGCGGCGGTCCTTTCAGCAAAGCTTTCAAGAAACTGAAAGCGTACCTCACCCATGAAGACTTCAAGTCGATGATCCCACAAATCGGCGGTTGTGTTGGGGCTACAGGAGGATGCACGTTTTGCTTTATGTACCTCCTGTACAATGACGTGGGAGTCAGTCCTGGCGTGTGCTACGGTGCCTGTTCCGTGGCTGTGGGCGGTTCCTGTACAACGCTGCTGGCGAAGGGACTGCAGTACCACCTCGACCACACCGTCATCTGTTCGGAGCTCTTTAGCCAAggccacctctccctcacctcgtACCTGGCAGATGCGACCTTCGGCTCCCGACTGGCGGCATCCAACCCACGCGGCCTCAAAGGTTATCAGATCCTAGCCACACCTATCGTGGCTGCCATGCAGGTGTCTCCAGGCGTGACCGCCGTGGTCGAGGCTGTCTCTCAGCCCTGGATCAGACACATGGAGTACGAGGAAGGCCTCCGAGCTGCCGATGACGTCGTCGGTAGTCTCATGACGTCTTTGGGACTCCCGGTGTGTTCCCTTGTGGCAATGGCAATAGACCACGTTGACGCCATTGTTCTTGTTACGATGACCGCTGCCTTGTGGCGGCGAGCGAGATCTTGA
- the LOC113830347 gene encoding ribonuclease P protein subunit p40: MLNPEVIKFPAPKSQLTYTHHTWDDPKRNVTWQRVIKDHSFNRKVVVLLPDTPIVPNSLSDSFTDDAQHYLVKNLPLAEFCSPNFLQAFRQKGHFHALCCDTRIDVDNTAAMTPDGYLHILVDKFTYQELQLHGTLSSHILRKPQDRYVIKINTNEKTFRPGKSYYERVTSALGHPRLKFNFWVTWKPKNGDICPSSVAKYFHDLGFVVEEQFPDIYKSIASEVAMPRLDKNQTDDGEDLEPEDLLEWIGCQSLGIRLETDPSSMCELVRPKAYDLVSNVNAVHCTGFFTTEYIVSLVGTLRSWLLERSPISVPWLSVTVYGHPDSPVSWGHQEHSYRSNGDNFYTLVLQRDGVHVFKVFGSTQPLRMYPKANNNK, encoded by the exons ATGCTAaatccagaagtaataaaattcccagCACCTAAATCTCAGCTAACATACACGCATCACACGTGGGATGACCCAAAGAGAAATGTGACTTGGCAGCGTGTTATTAAGGATCACTCCTTCAACAGAAAG GTGGTGGTGCTTCTCCCAGACACACCAATAGTACCAAATTCTTTGTCTGACTCCTTTACTGACGATGCCCAGCATTACTTAGTGAAGAACCTTCCTCTGGCAGAGTTTTGCTCCCCAAATTTTCTTCAGGCATTTCGTCAAAAAG gtcaCTTTCATGCACTATGCTGTGACACACGCATAGATGTAGACAATACAGCAGCCATGACCCCTGATGGATATCTTCATATACTTGTTGATAAATTTACCTATCAGGAGCTCCAGTTACATGGAACTCTTTCATCTCATATTCTTCGTAAGCCTCAGGACAGATATG TTATCAAGATTAACACTAACGAGAAGACCTTCAGACCGGGAAAATCATACTATGAGAGGGTTACTTCTGCTCTTGGGCATCCACGACTGAAATTCAACTTCTGGGTAACATGGAAGCCAAAGA ATGGTGATATTTGCCCTTCATCAGTAGCCAAATATTTCCACGATCTTGGATTTGTGGTAGAAGAACAATTTCCAGACATTTATAAGAGCATAGCATCTGAAGTGGCCATGCCGAGATTAGACAAGAACCAAACAGATGATGGGGAAGATCTAGAGCCAGAAGATCTCTTGGAATGGATAGGATGTCAGTCTTTAGGAATAAGATT AGAAACTGACCCAAGTTCTATGTGTGAATTAGTGAGGCCAAAGGCATACGACCTAGTCAGCAATGTGAATGCGGTTCACTGTACTGGATTTTTCACCACAGAGTATATTGTTTCCCTGGTCGGCACTTTGAG GAGCTGGCTTTTAGAGCGAAGTCCCATTTCTGTCCCTTGGCTTAGTGTGACAGTCTATGGTCATCCCGACTCACCTGTAAGCTGGGGTCACCAGGAACATTCATATCGTTCCAATGGAGACAATTTCTACACTCTTGTTCTACAAAGGGATGGTGTCCACGTCTTCAAAGTCTTTGGTTCTACACAGCCCCTGAGAATGTATCCTAAGGCTAATAATAACAAGTAG